From Thermus brockianus, the proteins below share one genomic window:
- a CDS encoding polysaccharide deacetylase family protein encodes MWPLVLLLAPLPWGEKDTPAKPLPHQDLRALHLTLPGVVRAVYLDNGYVEAAHVVLEAETRSPERLLRLAQRGAEEAWRARPSLDEVDLSVYGAPYRGPEDLPLFTASVPKPLAPAFFALKAPEGYERLWLNPGKTTRYPSEPVLEDHPALDGPEAFRARERANQILQSRVGVKGSLLYHGDPTRPFTALTFDDAPHPLFTPLLLDLLKRLGLKATFFVIGRNAEAYPYFVRDMVAAGHELGNHTYHHVRLPKLPTQEIRRELLLCNEVLRAITGQVPKYFRPPGGRYSPAVLKVAEELGLTTVFWTDDPGDYAGLPTSILERRLEAHLRPGGIVLLHDNVVGTLEVLPLFARKAKARGLALGTVGGLLAKR; translated from the coding sequence ATGTGGCCCCTTGTTCTCCTCCTAGCCCCACTCCCGTGGGGGGAAAAGGACACCCCAGCCAAGCCCCTCCCTCACCAAGACCTGCGTGCCCTCCACCTAACCCTACCCGGGGTGGTGCGGGCCGTGTACCTGGATAACGGCTACGTGGAGGCCGCCCACGTGGTGCTGGAGGCCGAAACGAGAAGCCCCGAACGCCTCCTACGCCTGGCCCAACGGGGAGCGGAGGAGGCCTGGAGGGCGAGGCCCTCCCTGGACGAGGTGGACCTCTCCGTCTACGGGGCCCCCTACCGGGGACCCGAGGACCTTCCCCTCTTCACCGCCAGCGTACCCAAGCCCCTCGCCCCCGCCTTTTTCGCCCTGAAGGCGCCCGAGGGGTACGAGCGCCTCTGGCTGAACCCAGGAAAGACAACCCGCTATCCCTCCGAGCCCGTCCTGGAGGACCACCCCGCCTTGGACGGTCCCGAGGCCTTCCGCGCCAGGGAAAGGGCCAACCAGATCCTGCAAAGCCGCGTGGGCGTCAAGGGATCCCTCCTGTACCACGGGGACCCAACCCGGCCCTTCACTGCCCTCACCTTTGATGACGCCCCCCATCCCCTCTTCACCCCCCTCCTCCTGGACCTCCTGAAGCGGCTGGGGCTGAAGGCCACCTTCTTCGTCATCGGGCGCAACGCCGAGGCCTACCCCTACTTTGTGCGGGACATGGTAGCGGCAGGCCACGAACTCGGCAACCACACCTATCACCACGTGCGCCTGCCCAAGCTTCCCACGCAGGAGATCCGGCGGGAACTCCTGCTCTGCAACGAGGTCCTAAGGGCCATCACGGGCCAGGTGCCCAAATACTTCCGCCCGCCCGGGGGAAGGTACAGCCCGGCCGTGCTAAAGGTGGCGGAGGAGCTTGGCCTCACCACGGTGTTCTGGACGGATGACCCTGGGGACTATGCGGGTCTTCCCACAAGCATCCTGGAGCGCCGCCTCGAGGCCCACCTTCGACCTGGAGGGATCGTCCTCCTGCATGACAACGTGGTGGGAACCCTGGAGGTCCTGCCCCTCTTCGCCCGCAAGGCGAAGGCCCGGGGGCTCGCCCTGGGCACCGTGGGGGGCCTCCTTGCCAAGCGATGA
- a CDS encoding ATP-binding protein — MGTMALPPSARPGLTAPWRILRPQGPFKEIPKGPKAKRDRRHGGGDLFPQEGTPRSPPSKVIFRAMEGMPLGGRRGHPGFTSPFPYSRRAALFQAMVGHPVANALRHARTCIAVRLLPGPCLLVDDRPSIPEGMREAVFRPFFRLGPGGGSGLGLTLVRRVAEVRPRGSGSLGRGQVPHLPLPARRWGWDLNGSGGF, encoded by the coding sequence ATGGGTACCATGGCGCTTCCCCCAAGTGCCAGGCCGGGGTTGACGGCACCCTGGCGCATTCTACGCCCGCAAGGCCCTTTCAAAGAAATCCCAAAAGGCCCCAAGGCCAAAAGGGACCGCCGACACGGGGGTGGGGACTTGTTTCCACAAGAGGGGACGCCAAGGTCCCCTCCCTCTAAGGTTATCTTTAGGGCCATGGAGGGCATGCCCTTGGGCGGGAGGCGTGGGCATCCGGGCTTCACGTCCCCCTTTCCTTACTCCAGACGTGCTGCGCTGTTCCAGGCCATGGTGGGCCATCCCGTCGCCAACGCCCTGCGCCACGCCCGCACCTGCATCGCCGTACGCCTTCTCCCGGGGCCATGCCTCCTCGTGGACGATCGCCCCAGTATCCCCGAGGGAATGCGGGAGGCGGTGTTCCGCCCCTTCTTCCGTCTGGGGCCAGGGGGTGGGAGCGGGCTTGGCCTCACCCTGGTCCGCCGGGTGGCCGAGGTCCGCCCGCGCGGAAGCGGGTCCTTGGGGCGGGGCCAGGTTCCGCATCTGCCTCTCCCCGCAAGGAGGTGGGGATGGGATCTAAATGGCTCTGGTGGCTTTTAG
- a CDS encoding PIG-L deacetylase family protein, whose translation MGSKWLWWLLVLAGLAALFINAPWLLQQAYAWYYRGKVGGLPPYPDPLKVRLLVLAPHPDDESLAAAGLMQKVLRAGGEVYIAWMTLGDGFQWDAALLDRRFRPTPEDLRRLALVRMGEAKAAARTLGVPEDHLFFLGYPDRGLLHLFLENFYAPYRSPATRLDHVAYPGTLSPGAPYTGEAWEEDLKRVWLRAKPDLVLVPAPEDAHVDHRATAYMALRLMGERSALDRLRFYIVHGGLEWPLPKGLHPGLYLEPPPRGRHLPWWRLDLSTEEAERKFQALRAHRSQMEILGRFMEAFVRRNELFSRPESP comes from the coding sequence ATGGGATCTAAATGGCTCTGGTGGCTTTTAGTGCTTGCGGGACTAGCTGCCCTCTTCATCAACGCCCCTTGGCTCCTACAACAGGCCTACGCCTGGTACTACCGGGGCAAGGTGGGGGGGCTTCCCCCTTACCCTGATCCCCTCAAGGTGAGGCTCCTGGTGCTGGCCCCTCACCCGGACGACGAGAGCCTGGCCGCGGCTGGGTTGATGCAGAAGGTCTTGCGGGCTGGGGGAGAGGTCTACATCGCCTGGATGACCTTGGGAGACGGGTTCCAGTGGGACGCCGCCCTCCTGGACCGGCGGTTTCGTCCCACGCCCGAGGACCTGCGGCGCCTCGCCCTCGTGCGCATGGGGGAGGCCAAGGCGGCAGCCCGCACCTTAGGGGTGCCCGAGGACCACCTCTTCTTCCTCGGCTATCCTGACCGCGGCCTTCTCCACTTGTTTCTGGAGAATTTCTACGCACCCTACCGGTCCCCCGCCACCCGCCTGGACCACGTGGCCTATCCGGGAACGTTGAGTCCAGGAGCACCCTACACGGGAGAGGCCTGGGAGGAGGACCTCAAGCGGGTGTGGCTCCGGGCGAAGCCAGACCTGGTCCTCGTCCCCGCCCCCGAGGACGCCCACGTGGACCACCGGGCCACGGCCTACATGGCCCTCCGCCTCATGGGGGAAAGGAGCGCGTTGGATCGCCTTCGCTTTTACATCGTCCACGGCGGTCTGGAGTGGCCCCTCCCCAAGGGCCTCCACCCTGGCCTTTACCTGGAGCCCCCACCCCGGGGCCGGCACCTCCCCTGGTGGCGCCTGGACCTGTCTACCGAGGAAGCGGAGCGGAAGTTCCAGGCCCTAAGGGCGCACCGGAGCCAGATGGAGATCCTGGGGCGCTTTATGGAGGCCTTTGTGCGCAGGAACGAGCTCTTTTCCCGGCCCGAAAGCCCCTAG
- a CDS encoding DUF5009 domain-containing protein, whose amino-acid sequence MMRDIRLDAFRGLTVLLMLFVNNLPSGAPPWLGHGPFGRSYFAADLVFPWYLLAMGAAIPFSREGALRRGVSPLAYELRLLRRVALLFLLGLGLTSLQAKRPVFALDVLQLLALAYWVGAWLYDLPPLRRTLLALLLLGMYEAALLLVPVPGVGKGVFREDANLLLHLNRTYLAPLGLRGLLSAVPTGAFVLLATGLGEALRQGKPLWPWGLLGLVGGALTGVLLPPDKTYWTPAYLLLALFLGVAVFAVLTRLPRLQAALRPFGTNPLLAYAVPVGLKLTFLGGPMAAALGYLGSRFGAWGGYGFTLGYVLLWAVVLWLLDRKGVYLRL is encoded by the coding sequence ATGATGCGGGACATCCGCTTGGACGCCTTCCGGGGGCTCACCGTCCTCCTCATGCTCTTCGTGAACAACCTTCCCTCCGGAGCGCCCCCCTGGCTCGGCCACGGTCCCTTCGGCCGGAGCTACTTCGCGGCGGATCTGGTCTTCCCCTGGTACCTCCTCGCCATGGGGGCGGCCATACCCTTCAGCCGGGAGGGGGCCTTACGCCGAGGGGTTTCCCCCCTGGCCTATGAGCTCCGCCTCCTGCGCCGGGTAGCTCTCCTCTTCCTCCTCGGCCTAGGCCTCACGAGCCTTCAGGCCAAGCGGCCCGTTTTCGCCCTGGACGTGCTCCAGCTCCTCGCCCTCGCCTACTGGGTCGGGGCCTGGCTCTACGACCTCCCTCCCTTGCGGCGTACCCTCCTGGCCCTCCTCCTCCTCGGCATGTACGAGGCGGCCCTCCTCTTGGTGCCGGTGCCCGGGGTGGGTAAGGGGGTCTTTCGGGAAGACGCCAACCTCCTCCTCCACCTCAACCGCACGTACCTGGCCCCCTTGGGCCTCCGGGGCCTCCTTTCCGCCGTACCCACGGGGGCCTTCGTCCTTTTGGCCACCGGCCTCGGCGAGGCCTTACGCCAGGGGAAACCCCTCTGGCCCTGGGGCCTTTTGGGCTTGGTGGGGGGAGCCCTGACCGGAGTCCTCCTCCCCCCGGACAAGACGTACTGGACCCCTGCGTATCTCCTCTTGGCCCTGTTCCTGGGGGTAGCGGTGTTCGCGGTTCTAACCCGCCTGCCAAGGCTGCAGGCGGCCCTTCGTCCCTTTGGGACCAATCCCTTGTTGGCCTACGCCGTCCCCGTAGGCCTCAAGCTCACCTTCCTGGGCGGGCCCATGGCCGCCGCCCTCGGGTATTTGGGGTCCCGGTTCGGCGCCTGGGGCGGGTACGGGTTCACCTTGGGGTACGTCCTCCTTTGGGCCGTGGTCCTGTGGCTCTTGGACCGCAAAGGGGTCTATCTCCGCCTTTAG
- a CDS encoding ABC transporter permease, protein MVPILRERPNRYDLLALALTLGLLAFFLKASQEAAAPFAPTPIDLDPIHLPEYALRTAFRMGLALILSTLFTFLYAPLAAKTRLEPFLVALLDILQSVPILGFLAASVGALAGLFPGRALGYELAAVFAVFTSQAWNMAFSFYQALKTVPRELDEAARLFRLTPWQRFWRLELPFALPGLVWNAMMSMSGGWFFVVASEAIAVGKTEVDLPGIGSYMASALAQGNLQALALAAVAMLCVIVLYDQLLFRPLVAWSQRFKYEERAGQEPARSWVLDFLRRTRTVRVLLERGANWALEALLRYERRLRPSRPLRLPTWPLYPALALLALWGLFALFATLRPLSLAEVAHAFALGFFTLLRVLGVMLLASLVWVPVGILLGQKPRLAVRVQALLQFLAAFPANLLYPFFAYLLLRFHLSLEVFSAFLMALGTQWYILFNVMAGSMAVPGDLKEAARGFGLRGWALWRRLLLPASFPYLVTGLITASGGTWNASIVAEVVTWHGKTLEATGLGSYIARWTLAEGQGPHLLLGIAVMSLYVVALNRFLWRRLYRLAEERYRL, encoded by the coding sequence ATGGTACCCATCCTTCGCGAGCGGCCCAACCGCTACGACCTCCTGGCCCTGGCCCTCACCCTGGGCCTTCTCGCCTTCTTCCTGAAGGCCTCCCAGGAGGCGGCGGCCCCCTTTGCCCCAACGCCCATCGACCTAGACCCCATCCATCTACCGGAGTACGCCCTGCGCACGGCCTTCCGCATGGGGCTCGCTCTCATCCTCTCCACCCTCTTCACCTTTCTCTATGCTCCCCTGGCGGCCAAGACCCGCCTCGAGCCCTTCCTGGTGGCCCTTTTGGACATCTTGCAATCGGTGCCCATCCTGGGCTTCCTGGCGGCGTCCGTGGGAGCCCTGGCCGGCCTTTTCCCGGGGCGGGCCCTGGGGTACGAGCTGGCGGCCGTGTTCGCCGTCTTCACCTCCCAAGCCTGGAACATGGCCTTCAGCTTTTACCAGGCCCTGAAGACGGTGCCGCGCGAGCTGGACGAGGCCGCCAGGCTTTTCCGCCTCACCCCTTGGCAGCGGTTTTGGCGGCTAGAGCTTCCCTTCGCCCTACCCGGTCTGGTGTGGAACGCCATGATGTCCATGTCCGGGGGCTGGTTCTTCGTGGTGGCCTCGGAGGCCATCGCCGTGGGCAAGACGGAGGTGGACCTGCCTGGGATCGGTTCCTATATGGCCTCCGCCCTGGCCCAGGGGAACCTGCAAGCCTTGGCCCTCGCCGCCGTGGCCATGCTCTGCGTCATCGTCCTCTACGACCAACTCCTCTTCCGCCCCCTCGTGGCCTGGAGCCAGCGCTTCAAGTACGAGGAAAGGGCCGGGCAGGAACCGGCGCGGAGCTGGGTGCTGGACTTTTTGCGGCGCACCCGAACCGTGCGGGTCCTTTTGGAAAGAGGAGCAAACTGGGCTCTGGAGGCCCTCCTCCGCTACGAGCGCCGCCTCCGTCCCTCCCGCCCCCTTCGCCTCCCCACGTGGCCCCTTTACCCAGCCCTGGCCCTGTTGGCCCTCTGGGGCCTATTCGCCCTTTTCGCCACCCTGCGCCCCTTGAGCCTTGCCGAGGTCGCCCACGCCTTCGCCTTGGGGTTTTTTACCCTGTTGCGGGTACTGGGTGTCATGCTCCTCGCCAGCCTGGTCTGGGTTCCCGTGGGCATTCTCCTCGGCCAGAAGCCACGGCTCGCCGTGCGGGTCCAGGCCCTGTTGCAGTTTTTGGCCGCCTTCCCCGCCAACCTCCTCTACCCCTTCTTCGCCTATCTCCTTCTAAGGTTCCACCTCTCCTTAGAGGTCTTCTCCGCCTTCCTCATGGCCTTGGGCACCCAGTGGTATATCCTCTTCAACGTCATGGCCGGAAGCATGGCGGTCCCCGGGGACCTCAAGGAGGCCGCCCGGGGGTTTGGCCTACGGGGATGGGCGCTCTGGCGGCGCCTCCTCCTCCCCGCAAGCTTCCCCTACCTGGTCACGGGCCTCATCACGGCGAGCGGGGGCACGTGGAACGCCTCCATCGTGGCCGAGGTGGTCACGTGGCATGGGAAGACCCTCGAGGCCACGGGCCTAGGGAGCTACATCGCCCGCTGGACCCTGGCGGAGGGCCAAGGCCCGCACCTCCTCCTCGGCATCGCCGTCATGAGCCTCTACGTGGTGGCCCTGAACCGCTTCCTCTGGCGGCGGCTATACCGGCTGGCGGAGGAACGGTACCGCTTATAG
- a CDS encoding Nramp family divalent metal transporter, translated as MALLGTPKNRPWWWYLGPGFLVSVGYMDPGNWATSLEAGSRYGYRLLFVVTLASAVAFLFQSLAARLGVATGKDLAEHLRERYPGGFGRILFLTAFVAMVATDLAEFMGMAVALNLLLGLPLVLAAWITVLDVFLILYLERYGFRAVELAVSALVGVIGLAYMVELGLARPDLRELVHNLFLPNPTLLEPGALYVALGILGATVMPHNLFLHSAQVKTRIGEHDHKVYRYLLLDTGLALGGAWLVNAAILVLSAAVFHGRGLVITDLAQAYHTLTPLLGSLAATAFGVGLLASGLSSTTTGTLAAQVVVEGFLHSRSNPARLRLLVRLLAVLPASLALTLHASPMGLIVLSQVILSLQLPFTLFPLLTLVGNPRLMGPLKVPGWVGLLAWGSALLILAMNLFLLAQALA; from the coding sequence GTGGCGCTTTTAGGCACACCTAAAAACCGCCCCTGGTGGTGGTATTTGGGCCCGGGGTTCCTGGTATCCGTGGGCTACATGGACCCGGGAAACTGGGCGACGAGCCTCGAGGCGGGTAGCCGCTACGGTTACCGCCTCCTCTTCGTGGTGACCCTGGCGAGCGCCGTGGCCTTCCTATTCCAGAGCTTGGCCGCCCGCTTAGGGGTGGCCACGGGAAAGGACCTGGCGGAGCACCTGAGGGAGCGGTACCCCGGAGGGTTCGGGCGCATCCTCTTTCTCACCGCCTTTGTGGCCATGGTGGCCACGGACCTAGCGGAGTTCATGGGCATGGCGGTGGCCCTGAACCTCCTCCTAGGGCTTCCCTTGGTCCTGGCCGCTTGGATCACGGTGCTGGACGTCTTCCTTATCCTTTACCTGGAGCGGTATGGCTTTCGGGCGGTGGAGCTTGCGGTGTCTGCCCTGGTGGGGGTTATCGGCCTGGCGTACATGGTGGAGCTCGGCCTCGCCCGGCCGGATCTGAGGGAACTCGTGCACAACCTTTTCTTGCCCAACCCTACCCTCCTGGAACCCGGGGCCCTCTACGTGGCCTTGGGCATCCTGGGGGCCACGGTCATGCCCCACAACCTCTTCCTGCACTCGGCCCAGGTGAAAACACGGATTGGGGAGCATGACCACAAGGTGTACCGGTATCTCCTGCTGGACACCGGCCTGGCCCTGGGAGGCGCCTGGCTGGTGAACGCGGCCATCCTGGTGCTTTCCGCGGCGGTGTTCCACGGGCGGGGCCTCGTCATCACCGATCTAGCCCAGGCCTACCACACCCTCACCCCCCTCCTGGGTTCCCTGGCGGCCACAGCCTTTGGGGTGGGGCTTTTGGCGAGCGGGCTTTCCAGCACCACCACCGGCACCCTGGCCGCCCAGGTGGTGGTGGAGGGCTTTTTACATAGCCGGAGTAACCCCGCCCGGCTCCGCCTCCTCGTGAGGCTCCTAGCGGTGCTCCCCGCCTCCCTCGCCCTCACCCTCCACGCTTCCCCCATGGGCCTCATCGTCCTCTCCCAGGTGATCCTCTCCCTGCAACTTCCCTTCACCCTTTTCCCCCTCCTCACCCTGGTGGGAAACCCCCGGCTGATGGGCCCCCTAAAGGTACCCGGGTGGGTCGGCCTCCTGGCCTGGGGGAGCGCCCTCTTGATCCTGGCCATGAACCTTTTCCTCCTGGCTCAGGCCCTAGCCTAG
- a CDS encoding YetF domain-containing protein translates to MHNPWLEALGDPVTVLFTLIRVGVVYLTLLLFLRLSGKKVLGQMTPLDLLTLLLLSNVVQNAMIGPDNSLVGGLLGAGLLLLLDRALSRSRLRRSLMGEPVLLVHEGKPVWAHLRREGVELEELMAALREHGVARLEDVLEAVLEVDGTISVVPKDHLEPKRVRKVRSSRNR, encoded by the coding sequence ATGCACAATCCCTGGTTAGAAGCCCTAGGCGACCCTGTGACCGTGCTCTTCACCCTCATCCGCGTAGGGGTCGTCTACCTCACCCTTCTCCTCTTCCTTCGGTTGAGCGGGAAAAAGGTGCTGGGACAGATGACCCCCTTGGACCTCCTCACCCTGCTCCTCCTCTCCAACGTGGTGCAAAACGCCATGATCGGCCCCGACAATAGCCTGGTGGGCGGCCTCTTGGGGGCTGGCCTTCTCCTCCTCCTGGACCGGGCCCTTTCCCGTAGCCGCCTGCGGCGCTCCCTCATGGGGGAGCCCGTTCTCCTGGTCCACGAGGGAAAGCCCGTGTGGGCGCACCTCCGGCGCGAGGGGGTGGAGCTTGAGGAGCTCATGGCCGCCTTGAGGGAGCATGGGGTGGCCCGCCTCGAGGACGTCCTGGAAGCCGTCCTGGAGGTGGACGGCACCATCAGCGTGGTGCCCAAGGACCACCTCGAGCCCAAGCGGGTGCGGAAGGTACGTTCTAGCCGGAACCGCTAG
- a CDS encoding VIT family protein, producing the protein MDPRTLPKDEHRLVLQVVQPGLLGLMDGSVSTLAPLFAAAGLTGNPHSTFLVGMAAALGAALSMGLAEALSDDGKLSGRGHPVFRGSVTGAGTFLGGTFHTLPFLIPHMGVALALASAVVVLELLAIAWIRYRYMGSPLGATVVQVLVGGTLVFLVGLTLGRLG; encoded by the coding sequence ATGGACCCCCGCACCCTGCCCAAAGACGAACACCGGCTCGTCCTCCAGGTGGTCCAACCGGGCCTCCTTGGGCTCATGGACGGGTCCGTCTCCACACTCGCTCCCCTCTTCGCCGCCGCGGGGCTCACAGGCAACCCCCATAGCACCTTCCTGGTGGGGATGGCTGCCGCCCTGGGTGCGGCCCTCTCCATGGGCCTCGCCGAAGCCCTTTCGGACGATGGGAAGCTTTCGGGCCGCGGGCACCCCGTGTTCCGGGGAAGCGTCACCGGAGCGGGAACTTTTTTAGGAGGAACCTTCCACACCTTGCCCTTCCTCATACCCCACATGGGGGTGGCCTTGGCCCTGGCCTCCGCCGTGGTGGTTTTGGAGCTCCTGGCCATCGCCTGGATCCGCTACCGCTACATGGGTAGCCCCCTGGGGGCCACGGTGGTCCAGGTGCTGGTGGGTGGAACCCTGGTCTTCCTGGTGGGCCTCACCCTGGGGCGGCTAGGCTGA
- a CDS encoding nitrate/sulfonate/bicarbonate ABC transporter ATP-binding protein: protein MLLEARDITKAFSTGGKPFPVLEGVNLAVGEGEIVALLGRSGGGKSTLLRILAGLIPPDRGEVRFQGKRVEGPAEGMAMVFQSFALFPWLSVLENVALGLEARGVPKEARLRRAREAIALVGLQGFEEALPKELSGGMKQRVGLARALVVEPLVLLLDEAFSALDPLTAEGLRGDLLDLWQAGRLPARAILLVTHNLEEAVALADRALVLQGSPARIGREIAIPLAHPRDPHHPRFRAVVEEIYQALTLREEVERRLEEEMVRLPSASVEALASLAEALARHGGRADLPVLATEEGLEVDDLFPLLEALELLGFARVERGDAELTPAGTAWASATPEERKIMFGEHLLRQVPLFARLHQAVLERHRVPEERVLARLRQHLPEPEAKRVLAVVREWGRYAGLLGYDDRARVFFVPEQMEEAPEL from the coding sequence ATGCTACTGGAAGCCCGGGACATAACCAAGGCCTTCAGCACGGGGGGAAAGCCCTTCCCCGTTTTGGAAGGGGTAAACCTCGCCGTGGGGGAAGGGGAGATCGTGGCCCTTTTGGGGCGATCGGGCGGGGGCAAGAGCACCCTCCTCCGCATCCTGGCTGGGCTCATCCCCCCAGACCGGGGAGAGGTGCGCTTCCAAGGCAAGAGGGTGGAGGGGCCAGCGGAGGGCATGGCCATGGTCTTCCAGTCCTTCGCCCTCTTCCCCTGGCTCTCGGTCCTGGAGAACGTGGCCTTGGGCCTCGAGGCCCGTGGGGTGCCCAAGGAGGCGAGGTTGCGGCGGGCCCGGGAAGCCATTGCCCTCGTGGGCTTACAGGGGTTTGAGGAGGCCCTGCCCAAGGAGCTTTCCGGGGGGATGAAGCAACGGGTAGGCCTGGCCCGGGCCCTGGTGGTGGAACCCTTGGTCCTCCTCCTGGACGAGGCCTTTTCCGCCCTGGACCCCCTCACCGCAGAGGGCCTACGGGGAGACCTCCTGGACCTATGGCAGGCGGGGCGGCTTCCCGCCCGGGCCATCCTCTTGGTCACCCACAACCTCGAGGAAGCGGTGGCCCTGGCGGACCGGGCCCTGGTCCTCCAGGGAAGCCCGGCAAGGATCGGCCGGGAAATCGCCATCCCCTTAGCCCACCCCCGGGACCCCCACCATCCCCGCTTCCGGGCGGTGGTGGAGGAGATCTACCAGGCCCTCACCCTGCGGGAGGAGGTGGAAAGGCGCCTGGAGGAAGAGATGGTGCGCCTGCCCTCGGCCTCCGTGGAGGCCCTGGCGAGCCTGGCGGAGGCCTTGGCCCGGCACGGGGGGCGGGCGGACCTGCCCGTGCTGGCGACGGAGGAGGGGCTGGAGGTGGACGACCTCTTCCCCCTCCTCGAGGCCTTGGAGCTTCTGGGCTTCGCCCGGGTGGAGCGGGGGGACGCCGAATTGACACCGGCGGGCACGGCCTGGGCCTCGGCCACCCCCGAGGAGCGGAAAATCATGTTTGGCGAGCACCTCCTGCGCCAGGTACCCCTTTTCGCCCGCCTCCACCAAGCCGTCTTGGAAAGGCACCGGGTTCCCGAGGAGCGGGTTTTGGCCCGGCTCCGCCAGCACCTGCCCGAGCCCGAGGCCAAGCGCGTCCTCGCCGTGGTGCGGGAATGGGGGCGGTACGCTGGGCTCCTCGGCTACGATGACCGGGCCAGGGTCTTTTTCGTTCCCGAGCAGATGGAGGAAGCCCCCGAACTCTAG